One region of Drosophila subobscura isolate 14011-0131.10 chromosome J, UCBerk_Dsub_1.0, whole genome shotgun sequence genomic DNA includes:
- the LOC117893753 gene encoding immunoglobulin domain-containing protein oig-4, with protein MQVKCLIICLGLGLLMLATGPVCEARRARGRGRTKSRVQIGLPITGKYRDPESDQYYNNNNGAKILQASHFDLEYVLGHKIAFLCVAKGNPRPHITWYKDGAEIYQHLYMHVHEWTIGDDRVKSKIEIDPATQMDAGLYECTADNMYSIDRRSFKTDFSIAFD; from the exons ATGCAGGTCAAATGCCTGATCATCTGCcttggcctgggcctgctCATGCTGGCCACTGGACCCGTGTGTGAGGCGCGTCGTGCCCGTGGTCGCGGACGCACCAAGTCGAGGGTGCAGATCGGCCTGCCCATCACAGGCAAATATCGCGATCCCGAATCCGATCAGTactacaacaataacaat GGTGCCAAAATCCTGCAGGCCTCACACTTTGATCTGGAGTACGTGCTGGGCCACAAGATCGCCTTCCTGTGTGTGGCCAAGGGCAATCCGCGGCCACACATCACCTGGTACAAGGACGGTGCGGAGATCTATCAGCATCTGTACATGCACGTCCACGAGTGGACCATTGGCGATGACAGGGTAAAGTCCAAGATCGAAATCGATCCAGCCACACAGATGGACGCAGGGCTGTACGAGTGCACCGCCGACAACATGTACTCCATCGATCGGCGCAGCTTCAAAACAGATTTCTCCATTGCCTTCGACTGA
- the LOC117893754 gene encoding immunoglobulin domain-containing protein oig-4 encodes MTSLCSLWSWNLKQFALLGLCLLLLLSDLGRVAAQRSTGGRNVLRRNYTGKKPVVIQHLSQDAVSYYDHENGAKIIKSSHFELDYTLGRKITFFCMAQGNPRPTITWFKDGAELYQHRFFQVHESHIETDIIKSKMEIDPTTQMDAGYYECQADNIYAIDRRGFRTDYVMVNF; translated from the exons ATGACCAGTCTCTGTAGCCTCTGGAGCTGGAATCTCAAACAATTTGCTCTCCTcggcctctgcctgctgctgctgctcagcgaTCTTGGCCGTGTGGCTGCTCAAA GAAGCACGGGCGGCAGAAATGTTTTGCGTCGCAACTATACGGGCAAGAAGCCCGTGGTCATTCAGCACCTCTCCCAGGATGCAGTCAGCTACTACGATCATGAGAAT GGTGCCAAGATAATCAAGTCCTCGCATTTTGAGTTGGACTATACGCTGGGACGCAAGATCACCTTTTTCTGCATGGCACAAG GTAACCCAAGGCCCACCATCACCTGGTTCAAGGATGGCGCTGAACTCTATCAGCATCGCTTCTTTCAG GTGCACGAGTCCCATATAGAGACGGATATTATCAagagcaaaatggaaatagatCCCACGACACAAATGGATGCGG GCTACTACGAATGCCAAGCGGACAATATCTATGCCATCGATCGTCGTGGCTTTCGCACGGACTATGTAATGGTTAACTTTTAG
- the LOC117893752 gene encoding LOW QUALITY PROTEIN: procollagen-lysine,2-oxoglutarate 5-dioxygenase (The sequence of the model RefSeq protein was modified relative to this genomic sequence to represent the inferred CDS: deleted 1 base in 1 codon) produces the protein MQKQQERTLLLRLAALPVLFLLLASQGAHADAVAAPDAAADVAAAESNLNDKVKVFTVATEPTDGYARYVRSARIYDVQVTTLGLGEQWKGGDMQNPGGGFKINLLRKAIEPLKDEQDTIVLFTDSYDVIITATIEEIVELFKESKAKLLFSAEKYCWPDSSLTDAYPEVEGNASRFLNSGAFIGYAPQVFALLKEDIKDTDDDQLYYTKVFLDEARRAKLGMKLDTQSRLFQNLHGAKNDVKLKVDIETNQGTLQNVNFLTTPAIVHGNGLSKIELNAYGNYLAKTFNGFCTICQEYLLELDEKDLPVISLSVIVPMAVPFFDQFLEGIEKINYPKQNLHLLIYSSVELHDADIKSFVNKHGEKYASAKYTLSTDKLDERQGRQLALDQAKLRKSDYIFFIDGDAHIDDGEVLRELLKLNKQFVAPLFAKYHELWSNFWGALSEGGFYARSHDYVDIVKRDLIGMFNVPHVTSIYLVKSSAFDVLSFQHSEYDPDMAMCASLRNAGVFMFISNQRYFGHLVNADSFDTKVTRPDFYTLFSNRYDWTEKYIHPNYSAQLNATVIEQPCPDVYWMAIVTDAFCDDLVAIMEAHGTWSDGSNNDNRLEGGYEAVPTRDIHMKQVGLEVLYLKFLELFVRPLQERVFTGYYHNPPRALMNFMVRYRPDEQPSLRPHHDASTYTINIAMNQKGTDYEGGGCRFLRYNCSVTETKKGWMLMHPGRLTHYHEGLLVTKGTRYIMISFIDP, from the exons atgcaaaaacaacaagagcgcacattgttgttgcgccTTGCAGCGCTGCCCgtattgtttttgcttttggcgtCGCAAGGAGCCCACGCCGATGCAGTCGCAGCGCCAGATGCTGCAGCCGACGTCGCTGCAGCAGAGTCCAATTTGAATG ATAAGGTCAAAGTATTCACAGTGGCCACTGAACCCACCGATGGCTATGCCCGCTATGTTCGTTCTGCACGCATCTACGACGTTCAG GTCACAACATTGGGCCTGGGCGAGCAATGGAAGGGCGGCGATATGCAGAATCCTGGTGGCGGCTTCAAGATCAATCTACTGCGAAAGGCCATAGAGCCGCTGAAGGATGAACAAGATACAATCGTGCTCTTTACGGACAG CTACGATGTAATCATCACGGCCACTATAGAGGAAATTGTAGAGCTGTTCAAGGAATCCAAGGCCAAGCTGCTCTTCTCCGCCGAGAAGTACTGCTGGCCGGACAGCAGCCTGACCGATGCTTACCCCGAGGTGGAGGGCAATGCCTCGCGTTTCCTCAACTCTGGCGCCTTTATTGGCTATGCGCCGCAGGTG TTTGCCCTGCTGAAGGAGGACATCAAGGACACCGATGACGATCAGCTGTACTACACGAAGGTGTTCCTGGACGAGGCTAGACGTGCCAAGCTGGGCATGAAGCTGGACACGCAGTCACGCCTGTTCCAGAACCTGCACGGTGCCAAGAACGATGTCAAGCTGAAGGTGGACATTGAGACCAATCAGGGCACGCTGCAGAACGTTAACTTTCTGACCACGCCCGCCATTGTCCATGGCAATGGACTGAGCAAGATCGAACTGAACGCCTATGGCAATTATCTGGCCAAAACATTCAATGGCTTCTGCACTATTTGTCAGGAATATCTCCTGGAATTGGAT GAAAAAGACTTGCCCGTCATCTCTCTATCTGTGATTGTGCCCATGGCCGTGCCCTTCTTTGATCAGTTCCTCGAGGGCATCGAGAAGATCAACTACCCCAAGCAGAATCTTCATTTGCTCATCTACAGCAGTGTGGAGCTGCATGATGCGGACATCAAGTCGTTTGTGAACAAGCATGGCGAGAAATATGCCAGCGCCAAGTACACTCTGTCCACGGATAAGCTGGATGAGCGTCAGGGCAGGCAGTTGGCTCT CGACCAAGCCAAGCTACGCAAGAGCGACTACATTTTCTTCATCGATGGAGATGCGCATATCGATGATGGTGAAGTGCTACGCGAATTGCTGAAACTGAACAA GCAATTTGTGGCGCCGCTGTTTGCCAAGTATCACGAGCTGTGGAGCAACTTCTGGGGCGCGCTCTCCGAGGGCGGCTTCTATGCGCGGTCGCACGACTACGTGGACATTGTCAAGCGGGATCTGAT CGGCATGTTCAACGTGCCACATGTGACGAGCATTTATCTGGTGAAGAGCAGCGCTTTCGATGTCCTCAGCTTCCAGCACAGCGAATACGACCCCGATATGGCCATGTGCGCATCACTACGAAATGCG GGTGTATTCATGTTCATTAGCAATCAGCGCTACTTTGGACACTTGGTTAATGCCGATAGCTTTGATACTAAGGTGACACGTCCCGACTTTTATACGCTGTTCAGCAATCGGTATGACTGGACCGAGAAGTACATTCATCCGAACTACTCGGCGCAGTTGAATGCCACTGTGATTGAGCAGCCGTGTCCGGATGTTTACTGGATGGCGATCGTCACGGATGCCTTCTGTGATGATCTGGTTGCCATTATGGAGGCACATGGCACCTGGTCGgatggcagcaacaatgacaACCGCCTGGAGGGTGGCTACGAGGCAGTGCCCACGCGCGACATTCACATGAAGCAGGTGGGCCTCGAGGTGCTGTACCTAAAGTTCCTGGAGCTGTTTGTGCGTCCCCTGCAGGAGCGCGTCTTTACCGGCTACTATCATAAT CCTCCTCGTGCCTTGATGAACTTTATGGTGCGCTATCGGCCCGATGAGCAGCCTTCGCTGCGGCCCCATCATGACGCCTCGACCTACACCATCAACATTGCCATGAATCAGAAGGGCACCGACTACGAGGGCGGTGGTTGCCGCTTCTTGCGCTACAACTGCTCCGTCACGGAGACAAAGAAGGGCTGGATGCTGATGCATCCTGGCCGACTGACCCACTATCATGAGGGTCTGTTGGTGACCAAAGGCACACGCTATATCATGATCTCCTTCATTGATCCGTAG